AAATACAGAAATgtagaagaaataatttaaaagtgccACAGAAAAGTTACTCCTTAGTATGCAATCAatcaatgcatatttttattaagcatgtgctataattatcatatttaatacaacaatttaacagcaaaaataatacaataaacaataatattgaatatttcagAAGACCTTTTAATATCCTGCTTAATATGGTAtacttcagtttaaaaaaaaaaatcataattaattcataCTAACTTTTTCTCAACACAGTGCCTTAgtataataaagatttaaaatacattatatccTCTCTCCACATAAAAATTGACAGCAAGACTAacataaaacatacatttaaaaaaaaaaattctattgataTTATCAGAAAAGGCAAGAAAATTCTgtgatgaaattttagtttcaattactgataataaaagtttatccTTATACGAcaaaatttaccaattttatgattataattttaaaaaagcttttgaataacataaaaatgattaatatatatttactattcaAATATGAATAGGTTTTCTCATGCTTGAAAAAAGCATCAGAAAATGTTACCACATTTGATAATTAGCTTCATATTAGAAATTATCATACAGAAGATAATTCAATCCACTCAAATTTGCAGTAACATAtacattataacttttataaagatGAATATAATGGTAAacattcactttaaataaagagaagataaaaatgtcatttggtTAATATCTgtctaaaaaagatttttttaaatgcaagtcTTAAACTTTGAAGTCCAGTTTTTCAGGGCTCTTATCTTCTAGGGACCACAGTAAGAATGCTACGCAATTTTGACCCCAGTCAGATGACATGGATAATGCCTGATTTAGTACTAATCTCTCCAAATTTCTGCATTGTTATCCACGGACAGAACTTTCAGACAGAAcagatttaacatttaatttacgaaatatgtttttattactttaatcatatttaaaaaaagttattaaataaaaagcacttataaattttttttaaatataaaaaatttaaaagatgcttaaaaaaaagatattataaaatgtttattatataaattgaaataaattaccattgttttattttttcctcacaTAATTGAAGActctgaaatttagaaaaacaaaattaaaacaaatataagtttagaagcaaaataaaatacaaaggtGAGATAGACCGAAACAGCTAATTAATAAAGAAGTCTATTCTTATTcttattacagaaaataatttgaaaaatacagttattgatacaattcataaaattagaAGTGGGATTTGATGAGAACTATGTAATgagcatcaaaaattttttttggttagcAAACAAAAAGATACCATACATTAGAAAAATGCAgacaaaattaagttaaaatttttcaagaatgagaTCTctcttgtattaaaaatttgtctttcaTCTTCTCTAAATAAGTTTCaatgaactaattttaagaACTATCTTCAAGTAGTGCATTCAGTTTGTATTAGACACTCTAgctttttaaaacttgcaaaCCAACCATGAGCAACATctgaatacaaataatttaggtcacacttaagttttaaagtaaataataatcaagttaataatatttaaaactttcacagaggtttctgcaacaaggttcataaaaattaattgtcaatgtttaaaaggaaatttttttgatatgatATGCAAAAAcgcttgaaattaaaagaaacaaagatCAATGAGTGATAATCATTGTTTACAGATAAACAAAAGCACAAGAGAGACGACTCAAACTGGGTGGGTTCATaaccaacttttttttccaattatttttcaaaaaaaattctcccaaATAGTTTATCTTTAGAACAAcatgggaaaaaaaagtttcacgaACACAAATCAAATTATAACTGAACATGCTGATCTATAaggaaatacttttatatttttatcactaaGTAAGCAAATTGACAATTTTACACATGGCTATTAAAGCTTGTGAAGCTTCactgaaaaatttcttcttatacCACTATTTAAATGGCCtaacaataaatgtttaatcacaaaaatagGTGAACCACCTTTCTTCCCTGGCTATATGACATGTAGTACATAAATAGTGAATTTCTATGAGTTAATTGCATTATGTGCTACTTATAGTTAGCTCTTTTACAATAACTCTTTcgcaaaactttattaataatttgaataaaaaatctttcatcacctcataagaaataaaatgcaactttaaatttactatataaatttaactcatatggatggaaaaattaattttacaaaaaaatatttcattataaaaaaatattaagagaatATAATTGGGAATATTATAAAGTCAgactttcgaaaaaataaaaagtcagtCACCACATAGAAACAACTAACACacataaaattgttataaaagcaAAGCATTCCCACGACAGCCCCCCATGGAAACTAAGGTTCCACAATTTTTTGTGGAACCTTAGTCAGGCCACCTTTGCTTTccagacaagctggtacccatcgatctgaagctggtAAAAATGTTATagtacaaaataaacatttttattagtagaatcattcattttaattatatcaatataatggttttcaaatatataatgaacTCAGAGACATTATGTCAACATGCGAGGGAAAGTGtctgtttaaaaatgaagtgcattatagttcaaaaataggacattaaaaaaaattaatgatctaATCATGTAGATTTTAACAGTACATAGGGATATATCCATATTGATGTCTTtttgcaaaaactaaaattacaaaggcaccaaaggaattttaaatttgaaaattttttttaaaaaaaactttgaggTTCGTCCTGGGATGATTACTTGTTATATGTTTCAAGTAGGTCCCTTTCTGGAaagatttttatagttttcactGGGTCCATGTCCGGAGCTGTGAAATTTGGTGATCTTTTGGAGTAAGTGCTGATACGGAAATATTTACAGTCCTTACATTAAAATAGTTGCCACAATTTATAAACAGCTGGGAAAAGACACATGAGaaactaaataaacattacaGAAGGGGCAAACTCAAAATATATAGCCTGTACTCATCTCCAGGCAAGTCACTAcacatattctttaaaatattttacaaataaccCTTGGTGGTAATAATATGCATGAATGTATGGATTTATCCCCCTCTAATCACAGATAGTTAACTTCCTGATTACATCGtagaattaacattttaaaatatattgcaattctTGAAGTATCTATgaacaggggtctgtctaggtttttctgagaggtacctatgttgtgaaaatttagacataatttgtgaaaaattaaaaattatattaaaaaatcgacACAAAAACATGgtcaaaatatagatttatcgtttcttaagggatacaaaaataaaattttaagaaaaagtattttgtgaaactaccgtttttcctaaagttgaatttgtgaaactaccgtttttcctaaaattgaatttgtgaagataccgctaaacggtagtaaattctgCCTGGACAGACCTCTGATGAAGTATCGAAAAGTTGCTAGGTTAAtgtatattaaactttttttatttttggtgatgtccatttaaaaaaaaaaattcaagaaataaaaaaataactgaatttcatTGCGGCGGCGAAATGGAAAAGTACCAACTCTAAGTCTATAACTCATAACCACTCCCAAGCAAATCActagatattttgtttaaaaaaatttgcaagtttaaaatccatttggcGTTTTAGCTATTGTAGTTGgcgcgacagatcacgatacggaaatgcCCCCTAATACTCtattatatgaaaattacattttgaattagACTGTTATACGTCGCTCAAACAAATGTAAgagtatattaaattaaacacgAATAACTTTCGAAActgtaatgtttttatataatatacaatatagattcaacaatcatttttatattttaataggaaAGTGAAAaacgcaaattaaaaatttaatctaccTTATTCATTTACTAATGCgcaagtgaaaaaatatataaatatatagctaaattgaatatattacgaatccaatttacaaatttgaattaaataaattaataatgtgaTTTGTCATTAGGcgatattacaaatttataatttttgcatgtttttaaaatgctttttataagCTATTTTCTTTCACTGACTCTGTTTAGGGGGAATAACTGAGAGTAacagaaagaatattttcttacgaaagctcaaataatttaaatagaaaagaaaaaagtagaattaaaaaaaaacacctctTGGTGACTTTGTTTAAGCCTTTCTACTTGAGAAGGATCCATAAtgacatattaattaaatggaaacaaataaaaacttattaatgagCAGAAATTTGCCGAAATGAAAACAAACACTTTTTTGTTGCCaatcttcattttgaaaaatattacaagacTGAACTACCTTTTTCCCTATAACCATAACGTATTGATGAATGATTGCATATtgtttaattgattttgattatttgtgTACATTTCTGTCTTGTAGAAATCGTGGTGTGTTGAATTCTTTGGTCACATCTTTGTACAATGGATACTAAACGGATAAAACATTTGGTTGTTGATTCTGGTGGTTTTATAAGAAATTGCCCCGTTCATGTGagtataatagtaattttataaagttcagGCATTGGTAGTTTAATGACAATAATGATTCCAGGgtctaaatttcaaaactatatatCATGCTTTTGATATATGTATCACGGCTCTTTTTTATGTTTGCACGCATTATTATTGAAGGGAAATTATATACTATGATAGTACAAGCTACGTTTAGTGCGACTGACTATTATTACTATCGATACTTTAACTCTCTTTTGCTTTGCCATACATGTATTTTAAGTACACATTACAACATAAACTTTGAagaagatttccgtatcgtgatatGTGGCTCAATAAGTCTTTGTAATATCCAGgcagagaaactaaaaaaattatcaaagaaggGAAGCAACTAAAAGGATGACTCATATAATTCATATTGcacttaattttgtttagacTAGGAGTATATTTTGTGTTCTAGTTCATAACTagctcattatttttatataatttttacttttgttccCAGGGAAATTTACATATTAACATAaggtatatattaataattatttagtcagttttctaaatcttatttaaaatatgacatGGTTTATCAAGATAAATCTAAAATCAAGGAAAAGTTTGATAATGCTAAAcaagtagatattttttttttcttcttttttggcCCATGATCTAGAACAGCAGTTCATAATTTTCAACTAGGGAATCCTGAATAATCAAAGGTGTTTTTGGTGGATTGTgctaaaaatatgttatcaaTACAGGAGcgtttaatattatataaatgaaatgttacagtgtttcttcaaaaaatctttataattgtgttttatGTTAGGCAGTAGAATTTGCAAGTTTGCAGCGACCACGCTTTTGCTGTATGAGTTAAATCTGCCAGTTGttgcaatataaaatacaaatttataaaatttgttaaattatggcttttgaaaaaaatctcaggTGATCAGAGAGAAATAATTCTGTATTTCCgtgaatttgtatttttactttgaatttcaaAGTTAGATGAGAAATGCAGATGCAATCATtgtaaatgcattttcttttagtaatttattaattatattgttattggaaaaaaatatgtattttacaaCAACCCtactaataagtaaataatgtattattggTTGGATACAAGCTTCAAAAAAtcattagcatttaaaaaaaaataattctcactTGCCTTCAGAAACCGTGACCTCTCCACAGAAGCCTAGGAGCTTCACGGAAAGCCATTTTCGAACTGCTGATCTAGCTGGCATAGTTGTTTGTGATTTAGATATTTCTATGTGAAGATTTCAATGTCAGtacttatgttaaaaaaaaaaaataagttcttatTAAGTTACTGAAAATAACATCAGTcgttaaactaagaaaaaatatcactgAATGAGGCTAACTCAAAGGATAATCTAATACTTGCATCTGGGctggtaaatatatatatatattttattcctacAATACAAGTGAGCAGTTCCCaatgttaaaatatgttcatttttGTATCCATAAACACGGGATTCATTTTAATCTTGTACAGAACTACGATTAGTAATCCGTATATGGATAGCCCCAaagtttgtataaaaatatgtataaatatatatagtatgtTTTAATACTGAAGTTACAtaactttgtaaaatatttcaaatagtgTATTTTGCCTTTCACAAAGatgatgtatattttattacaatattttttatgatttgttcaatttaaaaataggttATAACTCCCTTTTCATTGataatatgaaatgtttttgaaataatgacaattttttttttagctcttcaaattatttttatatgtagatactgtagattaaataaaatcttaaaaatttaaactttctgatttttttttttttttgtgaattatagtactttttttttaatgattgttgTATTGTTTAGGAGTATGCTGACCAGATATACACTGTTGATGGAGTtgtgaaagaaataaaagataaagcAACTCGAGAAAGACTTCAGTTTCTACCCTACAAGCTTTTGATGAAGGAGCCATCAACTGAGTCCAtaaaatacggtaattttatacTATATGTTAATTATTTCCCCGTTAGATTATCTTTAATTGCTTTTTGTTAATATTGCTTGTTTTGCTATTCATATTTagtattctttattattttaaaattaatgagccTTATTATGCCCAAGAATAACATTCGTCTCCTAATCTccttctgtgaaaaaaaaaaaaattatagaagatacttaaaaattgcattcactGTGACCTGTATAATGTCACATTTTGTTCTAGAATTAATGCAACGATTTTTAAGAGTATTATTGCAATGTGTAAATTATCAgtgtataataatcaaacaGAATGATAgcattgtattatattataatatttgctaaaaaaaaaacttaagctgTGTATCCTACAGATGTTCTTTTTATCTCATTGCAGTTTCTGAGTTTTCTAAGAAAACTGgtgattattcaaatttatctgctattgatcttaaaattattgCCTTGACTTACCAGCTTGAGAAAGAATATGTCGGGGTGGATCATCTGAACAAAGAACCTACTTgtcaagtaataaattttttttttcctctttagtcattttttgaatttgaaaattaccatagatttaagtttttttttttttttttttggtttaattgTTGCTTTTATGATTTCTATAAATCTGAGAAActgcaattttcaaaatgaggaGTTGTGAAAGGCAAAGCTAACGGCCGTCACAGAGTAGCTAAATCTAGCAAATGGCAGTTGAAAAATTGTCTGCCTATTGCCACCTGGTAatctcttttttcttcaaaaatgcaccccatgtacattttattatgaatattttatctataatattCTGAAAGTTACTTTAATACCcacttgtttcttaaaatttttcttcttttttttttagaaatgaaacatattttttgaaatccttctaaataaataccttaCATTATTGATATCAACAACTATATTCAATCTGTTAAAACAGCTGCAGCTGGTGGGTTGCAAAATTTCTGtttcaactgaaaatatttcattagaaatattaaattcctTTATTCTTTCATAGTAATTTTCCtcacaaaaaatatgattaatattttagtatttttcttttttttaatatttactgtattttGAGCCATTAACTTGTAAGCCAAATTCCTTAGAGAAAAATAGCAGATCATTTAAAAACTCTCagaacatgtttttatttctgctCATCATTACAGtattaaatgaaagtaaaaaaaattgccagatTCTGTTAAAAATACCCCGTTGACAGTGAATTACTTACAACTGAAAAAGTTCGTTTTGTTACATGAGCTTTTATGGGAGATAATTGTTGTGTGTGACAAAAATGTAGTCAGAAGTTTTGTTGTAAAAGTTTCTGAAATTAAGtcaattaataatcaattaatatatacattttaaaacattttaattgtcaATTCTTTTCAGAGGTGGAGTCTAgacataaataaattgtttcttgaCAAGGTTGTCAAACTTAAATTCCTGGTTtttgtatggaaaaaaattttgctttaaatcaaaaatatttttgaggtttattttattttttattgataataaaagtttaatctagattaacaacaaaaaatatgtggagaataaaattgatttcgaaagcATGCTGTTTGTCAGACATAACTTTctgcaaatacaaaattttaatcaaaagacTTTTTGCAAGCACTTTATTGACTCTTATAATTAGTATCAACCGTTTAGTCACCAcctaattttgacgaaatttattCAGATATCACTGTTTTTtgaaagggtttttttttttaaaaatttttagaggaaaaaaaatatatttcaatttttataaaactttgtaTTGAGTAATGTACTTACCatcatatatgttttaaaatttagtaataataataaatttagcagAGTTTAGAAGGTATAAAATTAGTTAGTAGCTTATATGTTTTATTGTAGGAAGTATTTGAGTagtacaataaaatgttttccaagCAGAATTGGCGTTTTGGTGTATGTTATGCACATCTAttgtttgtataaaaatgttttaagatagTTTTGTTTGTgcaaattagaaagaaaaaattcgttCAAGATCAATTCTACAACATGGTAACaacaaggaacaaaaaaaaaaaaattttgcttttactttgatTCTAAACTATGAAATCTATATATTAGTTATGAGTACactcaaagaatttttatttcagaataagcattcaaatctaattatttaatgcatcaTTATTCTGCCTATaaacaatttgataaaaaatgtgttttcttttGTACCTTATCTATTCTGTTGTCATTTGTCCCCTTATTTTCTTAACAAgggattataaaaaatatattttgagtgaAAAACCCTTGTACAGTatagaacccgttatccggaaatcggaaaaccaaaaacccggaacgaaattcaataaattttctcgccatttttttaaaataaaaaaaaattttccctcaTAAGATTTcgcgatttttctttctttttttaaagatgtttaccttaccatcattttggaaataattattactgtattacttcatcgcttttttcttatttttaagattatttccaattttttttttttttttagttgagtttaacaataaaaaaaacggctttttgtagcgattcagaaaaccgtaaaaatcagttatccggaatatcgATGGTCCCGATCATTCCGGATTATCGGTTCCCTGCtgtattaactaaattaaaaatattttaaccatttgtatcaaaatgaataaaatatttttagtttttgctaAAGCCTGGTTTTGAAATTGTCTTTTGAAAGCTCTCTATTTCTCTTGAAAAATCAGCTTTTATAGTAACATGGCTTGCTAACATGAcataaaatttccataatttttattttaaaagtttagtgGCTATGCCATTGCGATtgtaataactgttttttttttaagtacacactttagttgttgttttatatattgGTTATTGAAAAGCATTGTTTAAGATTTCTAGTTTTTGTCTTTGGAACCAGTACCCATTATGatgatttgtattattttaaattcaaaatactgCAACTGtttttagagatatttttctcttatttcagGTAACAGGAAAACCGGGACATATTGATTCGAAGCTATGTGGATTTTATTATCCTAAAGAGGTAATTGTTTTGTATAACAACCCTTTTTTAACTTAGTTTCATGATCTTTCTATTATATAATACGTAGCACAGTCTAACTTCTTTGTAATGAGCATTGATTTAGAGAGAACgcttatttaacaaaaaaattgtaaatacttTGTTGTTACAATGTTAGGTATATTGGAGCTTAGCTTGTTTTATAGAGAAAATTCCAGCTTTAGcgagttaaaatatattcaaataaatattaaatactttcaaatttagatatatccttctgagaaaaaaaatttttctgatgtTTTCGGGATGACAATTTGAGACAATGTTTTCAGGCCATCAGTTTTATCTGAAGAGCAATAGCAGCCAAGAGAGAATAAAACAGTTCAAAGCAAATTAACTAACTTCTTTTATTCTGtagacaaagtttaaaaaaatatcgacttTATTGAGTTGACTTTCCTCttgattttgtttcaatttagaTTTTGTAGTTGtccagaattatgttgttttatgaaaaaaatataaaaaattttacttcatttttcagatttaaaaaaaaaaatataacatactttttgcatttcacagtttctataaattattccatttttaaaattaagctataCTCTAAAAGTAATTAGAAAACTGGCTGAATTCATAAAAtcacaatagaatttttttttttctttttacgaatgaatttttacaaataccctttcttttgttaaaaaagttttatagcatttatgataaatatttttgaagttttcaagTGATCATGCTGTAAAAGCTGTAACATCTATTTTTGATTGGATGATATGAGTCATTTTATTGATCACTGGTGTATAAACTCTTACAAtttgaaaggttttttttttcttctcctatttaagatgaagtttaaaaaaaaaaactacttcgTGAATAACAAACTCCAATTAACAAATTACATCTACAGCTagatgggaaaaaaaaattttttttttttgtaagttttggTTAGAAAAATACTAGATTGCTTTTCAACCAAATTGGTACAGTATCCATGTCTGGAACAAACAAAAAGGATTGACTGTAACGATTCTATCACGTGTGATAATGAACTTTATCTGTTCaactgattttaatgaaattgttgaCTTAACCGACGAATAATGTTTCTGATGCAGAAATTGATAGAATTCTCATTAGAAGTGTTAGTTCTCCACAAGCCTTAAATTGTTTGGAAACAGtgataacataattatttagctttatatattttttccctttcgtaaaatttaaaaagaattattatgaGTTAGGAGAAAAGAAAGTTGCTAAACATTAcacatattcaaatttcaaataaattagtgctttattatttgtttagttagtggaaaaaaatattttttgcaaattacccaagtatttttaataaaaatttcacttccaTTGAATTTGGTCTTTTTAAGGACACTTTGTATAGTATTATCTTTAATGTGTGTTGCTTATCTTTATTTCAGAAATCTCTGTCTGAATCATCTGATTCTGAAAAAACTGAATCCACTAGAGATAGCATGTCTGGAGTTTTTGATAGTAATAGTGAATCGGAAAAAATCACAAAGGAGAATCCTGACATAGACTCTAATAGTGCTGAAGATGTTtatgaaaatgcaaaaagtgaGGTATCAAGTGATACAGATTATGAAAGTGCAAATGAGGCAGATGATGACTATAGTGAAGGAGAAGATGAAGAAGATTCTGATCTTGATAGTTGGATTACTCCAAGTAATATTGCTGATGTGCAAAAGAAGATGAATTCACTTGCATTAGACGAATCTTCTTCTGTTGTTGCTTGTATTTCAACCGATTTTTCTGTTCAGGTAACAGATAATTTCAATGAATTGAACTATTGTGTATTAATATTGAATACTGTAGTAAAGCCCATATGATTATTTAcccattttttgttttgttttgaggGACTAAAAGTGTTTGTGTACatgttttaaaagtgaaattacttttagaaaattaatagatAGAGAATGAGATAGAAAGAAATAGAGATTTAGAGATGGATAGAGAATTacatagaaagaagaaaaaaaaaagtaggaaaaattttaactgaacatttttttaaaatttattattttggttgactcttttttaattgatcaaattttttttggaaagtttattataaaaatattcaccaaaaaagttgatttttaatttataaaaaattacaagcaattgtgcatattattttatactgatactaacatttttttagttgttcaaaatttgaaaataaattacagcatatttttcattaaaattttgaattatttataagaaggttccataaaaattaagattttcttaaaaacatttggaaaaaagaattttaatttatttttattagttatcttGAGAAGTTTCCAATTTTGCTTTTAGAGTGATTGCTAAATAACCACTACTGCCTTTACCTACaacaataaaattctggttaaagTATCTACCCTTTATTAAAGTCACATTCATTCTGTTcacatttgattttataaatcagctgattttataaacaaatatgtctggcgaaaaaaattacaaattaaatattacaaatagacttcgaataaaatattaatgtagtaATTAATTTACAGTTAACCTGTTTTTACTTATGGTgtattattgtttcttttacaACAGAATTTTAGATTATATAGTATTGCTTTAAGTTCATAAATGTTTGTGCAACTTTCAATTTTACCC
This window of the Parasteatoda tepidariorum isolate YZ-2023 chromosome 4, CAS_Ptep_4.0, whole genome shotgun sequence genome carries:
- the LOC107451688 gene encoding RNA-binding protein NOB1 translates to MDTKRIKHLVVDSGGFIRNCPVHEYADQIYTVDGVVKEIKDKATRERLQFLPYKLLMKEPSTESIKYVSEFSKKTGDYSNLSAIDLKIIALTYQLEKEYVGVDHLNKEPTCQVTGKPGHIDSKLCGFYYPKEKSLSESSDSEKTESTRDSMSGVFDSNSESEKITKENPDIDSNSAEDVYENAKSEVSSDTDYESANEADDDYSEGEDEEDSDLDSWITPSNIADVQKKMNSLALDESSSVVACISTDFSVQNVLIQMGLRVISVEGMLIKQAKVFILRCHACFKTTNDNSKKFCPNCGNKTLKRVGVTVNDDGSKKIHINFRRPINIRGKRYSLPTPKGGKHAFNPLTCEDQPTPQNRLPKKWLQKTNALHDDYEAQKSPFATNDVYSRAVHLGVHVRHHFDKRNPNANAKRTGNKKKK